From one Planktothrix agardhii NIES-204 genomic stretch:
- the petA gene encoding apocytochrome f gives MQPIDQLVKMPRLRAWKILWVAVATVAFFLTSDFALPQSAAAYPFWAQETAPLTPREATGRIVCANCHLAAKSTEIEVPQSVLPDTVFKAVVKIPYDTNVQQVTADGSKGGLNVGAVLMLPEGFKIAPEDRIPEEWKEEIGDLYFQPYREDQENVVIVGPLPGEENQEIIFPVLSPNPETDKSVHYGKFAIHVGGNRGRGQVYPAGNSSNNTVYKASAAGTVTQVTTDAESGSQVTIQKADGQTVVDEIPLGPSVMVSEGQTVAVGDALTDNPNVGGFGQHDTEIVLQSSTRVTGLIAFIALVMLAQVMLVMKKKQIEKVQAAEMNF, from the coding sequence ATGCAACCAATTGATCAATTAGTAAAAATGCCTCGTTTGCGGGCTTGGAAAATCCTTTGGGTTGCCGTAGCAACGGTTGCTTTCTTCCTAACCAGTGATTTTGCCCTACCCCAGTCGGCGGCGGCCTATCCTTTTTGGGCGCAAGAAACCGCTCCCCTAACCCCCCGGGAAGCGACGGGACGGATTGTTTGTGCCAACTGTCACTTAGCGGCAAAATCTACGGAAATTGAAGTTCCCCAATCGGTTTTACCGGATACTGTTTTTAAAGCGGTTGTTAAAATTCCCTACGATACCAACGTTCAACAAGTCACGGCCGATGGTAGTAAAGGTGGTTTAAACGTCGGTGCGGTATTAATGCTGCCCGAAGGCTTTAAAATTGCTCCTGAAGATCGGATTCCTGAAGAATGGAAGGAAGAAATTGGTGATTTATACTTCCAACCCTATCGGGAAGATCAAGAAAATGTGGTGATTGTTGGGCCATTACCCGGAGAAGAAAATCAAGAAATTATCTTCCCTGTCTTGTCTCCTAACCCCGAAACGGATAAATCCGTTCACTATGGTAAATTTGCTATTCATGTCGGTGGAAACCGAGGTCGCGGTCAAGTCTATCCGGCCGGAAACTCTAGCAATAATACCGTTTATAAAGCCTCTGCTGCTGGAACCGTTACTCAGGTAACAACGGACGCAGAATCAGGTTCTCAAGTGACCATTCAAAAGGCCGACGGTCAAACCGTTGTCGATGAAATTCCTCTTGGCCCTTCTGTGATGGTTTCTGAAGGTCAAACTGTTGCAGTAGGTGATGCTTTAACCGATAACCCCAATGTGGGTGGTTTTGGTCAGCATGATACTGAAATTGTTCTGCAAAGTTCCACTCGTGTTACTGGCTTAATTGCTTTTATCGCTTTGGTGATGTTAGCTCAAGTTATGCTGGTAATGAAGAAGAAACAAATTGAGAAAGTTCAAGCGGCTGAAATGAATTTCTAA
- a CDS encoding ferric uptake regulator, Fur family — MKPIRSLEDAINYCQAKGMRLSRQRRLVLELLWQVQEHLSARDIYDRLNQQGKAIGHTSVYQNLEALSRENVIECVERSDGRLYGHISDSHSHVNCLDTEQILDIHIELPPELLAQVEQQTGVKITDYQINFYGYSVNPININKPISHL, encoded by the coding sequence GTGAAACCAATTCGTTCTTTAGAAGATGCAATCAATTATTGTCAAGCTAAAGGAATGCGGCTGAGTCGTCAGCGCCGTTTAGTTTTAGAATTGCTTTGGCAAGTTCAAGAACATTTATCAGCCCGGGACATTTATGATCGATTAAATCAACAGGGTAAAGCTATTGGTCATACATCAGTCTATCAAAATTTAGAAGCCCTATCCCGGGAAAATGTGATTGAGTGTGTGGAACGTTCCGACGGCCGTTTATATGGACATATTAGTGATTCCCATTCCCATGTTAATTGTTTAGATACCGAACAAATTTTAGATATTCATATCGAATTACCTCCAGAATTATTAGCCCAAGTTGAACAACAAACAGGCGTTAAAATTACAGATTATCAAATTAATTTTTACGGTTATTCTGTTAATCCTATTAATATTAACAAACCCATCTCCCACCTGTAG
- the petC gene encoding cytochrome b6-f complex iron-sulfur subunit translates to MTQISVTSDAPSMGRRQFMNLLTFGTVTGVAVGALYPVIKYFLPPSSGAAGGGVTAKDALGNDVIVSEFLSSHKPGDRVLAQGLKGDPTYMVIESDSSLAEYGINAVCTHLGCVVPWNASENKFMCPCHGSQYNSEGKVVRGPAPLSLPLVHATVADDRLSFTTWTETDFRTGENPWWS, encoded by the coding sequence ATGACTCAAATTTCAGTAACCTCCGATGCTCCGAGTATGGGGCGTCGTCAATTCATGAATTTACTGACCTTCGGTACAGTTACAGGCGTTGCTGTCGGGGCGCTGTATCCGGTGATCAAATATTTTCTGCCCCCCTCTAGTGGTGCGGCTGGCGGTGGTGTAACGGCTAAAGATGCTCTGGGTAACGATGTTATCGTCAGTGAATTTTTATCCAGCCATAAACCCGGCGACCGGGTTTTAGCCCAAGGTTTAAAAGGCGACCCCACCTATATGGTGATTGAATCCGATTCTTCCTTAGCGGAATATGGAATCAATGCGGTTTGTACCCACTTAGGGTGCGTTGTCCCTTGGAATGCCAGCGAAAATAAATTTATGTGTCCCTGTCACGGCTCTCAATATAACTCCGAGGGCAAGGTTGTTCGTGGGCCAGCACCGTTATCCTTACCCCTGGTTCACGCCACGGTTGCGGATGATAGATTGAGCTTTACAACTTGGACAGAAACCGATTTCCGCACGGGTGAAAATCCCTGGTGGTCTTAA
- a CDS encoding alpha/beta hydrolase fold protein, with product MSITKNEIKVGSLDWFYRETNPEINDKIPVVFLHGLVSQSYSWLVILDELEKQGYKAIAPDWIGSGYSGKPDKRDFNYTPDAFIQGLGEFLKQLKIEKFYLVVQGFLGSMGLQYALRYPEQIEKLIILNTPISTSVKLPWKLQQMALPFVGDMITQDPLLVDRTLEVGSKYVIEDKVLEVYRSPFLKASAAGRSLLAILKNLRLKDAMIEIESGFKNWHRPTQIIWGLIDPWLNFTDVETFAKGISDIEIITLEKAGHYPQEHWPQEISQALILFLRKKVV from the coding sequence ATGTCAATTACTAAAAACGAGATTAAAGTCGGATCTTTAGATTGGTTTTACAGGGAAACAAATCCCGAAATTAATGATAAAATTCCAGTAGTATTTTTACATGGATTAGTTTCTCAGAGTTATAGTTGGTTGGTGATTTTAGATGAATTAGAAAAACAAGGATATAAAGCGATCGCACCGGACTGGATAGGTTCTGGATATTCGGGAAAACCAGATAAACGGGATTTTAACTATACGCCTGATGCCTTTATTCAAGGTTTAGGAGAATTTTTAAAACAGTTAAAAATAGAAAAATTTTATTTAGTTGTTCAAGGATTTTTAGGCTCAATGGGATTACAATATGCCCTACGTTATCCTGAACAAATTGAAAAATTAATTATTCTGAATACTCCTATTTCCACATCGGTTAAACTCCCCTGGAAATTACAACAAATGGCGTTACCGTTTGTGGGAGATATGATCACTCAAGATCCTTTATTAGTTGATAGAACTTTAGAAGTAGGTAGTAAATATGTGATTGAGGATAAGGTTTTAGAAGTGTATCGTAGTCCGTTTTTAAAGGCTTCTGCGGCTGGACGATCGCTCTTAGCAATCTTAAAAAATTTACGCTTAAAAGATGCTATGATTGAAATAGAATCTGGCTTTAAAAATTGGCATCGCCCAACTCAAATTATTTGGGGATTAATTGATCCTTGGTTGAATTTTACCGATGTTGAAACCTTTGCAAAAGGGATTTCTGATATTGAAATTATCACCTTAGAAAAAGCCGGACATTATCCCCAAGAACATTGGCCTCAAGAAATTAGTCAGGCTTTAATATTATTTTTGCGGAAAAAAGTAGTTTAA